The following proteins are co-located in the Mycobacteriales bacterium genome:
- a CDS encoding PIG-L deacetylase family protein: MTSPQVTVPERVLVVVAHPDDVDFGSAGTIAGWTAAGVEVAYCIVTYGDAGGFDETPRDQMPVLREGEQRAAAAAVGVTDVTFLGYPDGQVYVTHELRRDIARQIRRIRPQLVLTSTPTRNFQRIAPSHPDHLAVGEATLCAVYPDARNPFAHPSLLADEGLQAWTVPEVWLSGGAVADRWVDITDAFGRKLAALRAHASQTGHLGEGLEKMLREWNGANAAAAGLPLGRLAEAYQVVLTG, from the coding sequence GTGACCAGCCCGCAGGTGACTGTGCCCGAACGTGTGCTGGTCGTGGTGGCGCACCCCGACGACGTCGACTTCGGCTCGGCCGGCACGATCGCCGGCTGGACCGCCGCCGGCGTCGAGGTCGCGTACTGCATCGTGACGTACGGGGACGCCGGCGGCTTCGACGAGACGCCGCGGGACCAGATGCCGGTCCTGCGCGAGGGCGAGCAGCGGGCCGCGGCCGCGGCGGTCGGGGTGACCGACGTGACGTTCCTCGGCTACCCGGACGGCCAGGTGTACGTCACCCACGAGCTGCGCCGGGACATCGCGCGGCAGATCCGCCGGATCCGCCCGCAGCTGGTGCTGACCTCCACCCCGACCCGCAACTTCCAGCGGATCGCCCCCTCGCACCCGGACCACCTGGCCGTCGGCGAGGCGACGCTGTGCGCGGTCTACCCGGACGCGCGCAACCCGTTCGCGCACCCGTCCCTGCTCGCGGACGAGGGTCTGCAGGCCTGGACGGTCCCCGAGGTCTGGCTGTCCGGCGGCGCCGTCGCCGACCGCTGGGTCGACATCACCGACGCCTTCGGCCGGAAGCTGGCGGCGCTGCGGGCGCACGCCAGCCAGACCGGGCACCTCGGTGAGGGGCTGGAGAAGATGCTGCGGGAGTGGAACGGGGCCAATGCGGCCGCGGCGGGCTTGCCGCTGGGCCGGCTGGCCGAGGCGTACCAGGTCGTCCTGACCGGCTGA